The Salmo trutta chromosome 6, fSalTru1.1, whole genome shotgun sequence genome has a window encoding:
- the kpna3 gene encoding importin subunit alpha-4 isoform X2 → MAENADLDNHRIKSFKNKGRDVETMRRHRNEVTVELRKNKRDEHLLKKRNVPQEESLEDSDIDSDFKGQNVTLEAILQNAVSDNGLIQLSAVQAARKLLSSDRNPPIDDLIKSGILPILVKCLERDDNPSLQFEAAWALTNIASGTSQQTQAVVKSNAVPLFLRLLQSPHQNVCEQAVWALGNIIGDGPQCRDYVISLGVVKPLLSFINPSIPITFLRNVTWVIVNLCRNKDPPPPMETVQEILPALCVLIYHTDINILVDTVWALSYLTDGGNEQIQMVIDSGVVPFLVPLLSHQEVKVQTAALRAVGNIVTGTDEQTQVVLNCDVLSHFPNLLTHPKEKINKEAVWFLSNITAGNQQQVQAVIDAGLLPMIIHQLAKGDFGTQKEAAWAISNLTISGRKDQVEYLVQQNVVPPFCSLLSVKDSQVVQVVLDGLKNVLIMAGDEASTIAEIIEECGGLEKIENLQQHENEDIYKLAFEIIDQYFSGDDIDEDPSLIPEATQGGTFNFDPATNLQAKEFKF, encoded by the exons ACTATGCGAAGACATCGCAATGAAGTGACAGTGGAGCTGAGAAAG AACAAACGAGATGAGCACCTTCTGAAGAAGAGGAACGTTCCACAGGAGGAGAGCCTGGAAGACTCAGACATAGACTCTGACTTCAAAGGG CAAAATGTAACACTGGAAGCCATCTTACAG AATGCTGTCAGTGACAATGGACTCATCCAGCTCAGTGCCGTGCAGGCAGCCAGAAAACTCCTGTCCAGTGACAGAAACCCCCCCATCGACGACTTGATTAAGTCCGGCATCCTGCCCATCCTGGTCAAATGCCTGGAGAGGGACGACAA tCCCTCTCTTCAGTTTGAGGCTGCCTGGGCGTTGACCAACATAGCATCAGGGACGTCACAACAGACTCAAGCTGTGGTCAAATCTA ATGCTGTGCCTCTATTCCTGCGGCTGCTACAATCTCCTCACCAGAACGTATGTGAACAGGCTGTGTGGGCGCTAGGCAACATCATCG GCGATGGGCCGCAGTGCAGGGATTACGTAATCTCCCTGGGCGTGGTCAAGCCCCTGCTGTCCTTCATTAACCCCTCCATCCCCATCACCTTCCTCCGCAACGTCACCTGGGTCATCGTCAACCTCTGCCGCAACAAGGACCCACCACCCCCCATGGAGACAGTACAGGag aTTCTACCTGCTCTCTGTGTATTGATATACCACACTGATATAAAT ATCCTAGTGGATACAGTGTGGGCCTTGTCCTATCTCACAGACGGAGGGAACGAACAGATCCAGATGGTCATCGACTCGGGGGTCGTCCCCTTCCTCGTCCCCCTGCTCAGCCACCAAGAGGTCAAAGTTCAG ACTGCAGCTCTGAGGGCAGTGGGGAACATTGTGACGGGGACAGACGAGCAGACGCAGGTGGTGCTCAACTGTGACGTCCTCTCGCACTTCCCCAACCTGCTCACACACCCCAAGGAGAAGATCAACAAG GAGGCGGTGTGGTTCCTGTCCAACATTACAGCAGGCAACCAGCAGCAGGTGCAGGCCGTCATCGACGCTGGCCTGCTGCCCATGATCATCCACCAGCTGGCTAAG GGAGACTTTGGCACACAGAAGGAGGCAGCCTGGGCCATCAGCAACTTGACAATAAGTGGAAGAAAAGATCAG GTGGAGTACCTGGTGCAGCAGAATGTGGTTCCTCCGTTCTGCAGCCTGTTGTCTGTGAAGGACTCCCAGGTGGTTCAGGTGGTCCTGGACGGCCTCAAGAACGTCCTCATCATGGCCGGGGACGAGGCCAGCACCATCGCTGAGATCATAGAGGAGTGtggag GTCTAGAGAAGATCGAGAACCTTCAGCAGCATGAAAACGAGGACATCTACAAACTAGCCTTTGAGATCATCGACCAGTACTTCTCAGGAGACGAT ATTGACGAGGATCCCAGCTTGATCCCCGAAGCCACTCAGGGCGGAACCTTCAACTTTGACCCCGCCACCAACCTGCAAGCAAAGGAGTTCAAGTTTTAA
- the kpna3 gene encoding importin subunit alpha-4 isoform X1: MAENADLDNHRIKSFKNKGRDVETMRRHRNEVTVELRKNKRDEHLLKKRNVPQEESLEDSDIDSDFKGQNVTLEAILQNAVSDNGLIQLSAVQAARKLLSSDRNPPIDDLIKSGILPILVKCLERDDNPSLQFEAAWALTNIASGTSQQTQAVVKSSPDAVPLFLRLLQSPHQNVCEQAVWALGNIIGDGPQCRDYVISLGVVKPLLSFINPSIPITFLRNVTWVIVNLCRNKDPPPPMETVQEILPALCVLIYHTDINILVDTVWALSYLTDGGNEQIQMVIDSGVVPFLVPLLSHQEVKVQTAALRAVGNIVTGTDEQTQVVLNCDVLSHFPNLLTHPKEKINKEAVWFLSNITAGNQQQVQAVIDAGLLPMIIHQLAKGDFGTQKEAAWAISNLTISGRKDQVEYLVQQNVVPPFCSLLSVKDSQVVQVVLDGLKNVLIMAGDEASTIAEIIEECGGLEKIENLQQHENEDIYKLAFEIIDQYFSGDDIDEDPSLIPEATQGGTFNFDPATNLQAKEFKF, from the exons ACTATGCGAAGACATCGCAATGAAGTGACAGTGGAGCTGAGAAAG AACAAACGAGATGAGCACCTTCTGAAGAAGAGGAACGTTCCACAGGAGGAGAGCCTGGAAGACTCAGACATAGACTCTGACTTCAAAGGG CAAAATGTAACACTGGAAGCCATCTTACAG AATGCTGTCAGTGACAATGGACTCATCCAGCTCAGTGCCGTGCAGGCAGCCAGAAAACTCCTGTCCAGTGACAGAAACCCCCCCATCGACGACTTGATTAAGTCCGGCATCCTGCCCATCCTGGTCAAATGCCTGGAGAGGGACGACAA tCCCTCTCTTCAGTTTGAGGCTGCCTGGGCGTTGACCAACATAGCATCAGGGACGTCACAACAGACTCAAGCTGTGGTCAAATCTA GTCCAGATGCTGTGCCTCTATTCCTGCGGCTGCTACAATCTCCTCACCAGAACGTATGTGAACAGGCTGTGTGGGCGCTAGGCAACATCATCG GCGATGGGCCGCAGTGCAGGGATTACGTAATCTCCCTGGGCGTGGTCAAGCCCCTGCTGTCCTTCATTAACCCCTCCATCCCCATCACCTTCCTCCGCAACGTCACCTGGGTCATCGTCAACCTCTGCCGCAACAAGGACCCACCACCCCCCATGGAGACAGTACAGGag aTTCTACCTGCTCTCTGTGTATTGATATACCACACTGATATAAAT ATCCTAGTGGATACAGTGTGGGCCTTGTCCTATCTCACAGACGGAGGGAACGAACAGATCCAGATGGTCATCGACTCGGGGGTCGTCCCCTTCCTCGTCCCCCTGCTCAGCCACCAAGAGGTCAAAGTTCAG ACTGCAGCTCTGAGGGCAGTGGGGAACATTGTGACGGGGACAGACGAGCAGACGCAGGTGGTGCTCAACTGTGACGTCCTCTCGCACTTCCCCAACCTGCTCACACACCCCAAGGAGAAGATCAACAAG GAGGCGGTGTGGTTCCTGTCCAACATTACAGCAGGCAACCAGCAGCAGGTGCAGGCCGTCATCGACGCTGGCCTGCTGCCCATGATCATCCACCAGCTGGCTAAG GGAGACTTTGGCACACAGAAGGAGGCAGCCTGGGCCATCAGCAACTTGACAATAAGTGGAAGAAAAGATCAG GTGGAGTACCTGGTGCAGCAGAATGTGGTTCCTCCGTTCTGCAGCCTGTTGTCTGTGAAGGACTCCCAGGTGGTTCAGGTGGTCCTGGACGGCCTCAAGAACGTCCTCATCATGGCCGGGGACGAGGCCAGCACCATCGCTGAGATCATAGAGGAGTGtggag GTCTAGAGAAGATCGAGAACCTTCAGCAGCATGAAAACGAGGACATCTACAAACTAGCCTTTGAGATCATCGACCAGTACTTCTCAGGAGACGAT ATTGACGAGGATCCCAGCTTGATCCCCGAAGCCACTCAGGGCGGAACCTTCAACTTTGACCCCGCCACCAACCTGCAAGCAAAGGAGTTCAAGTTTTAA